A genomic region of Arachis stenosperma cultivar V10309 chromosome 9, arast.V10309.gnm1.PFL2, whole genome shotgun sequence contains the following coding sequences:
- the LOC130951385 gene encoding probable glutathione S-transferase isoform X1, with the protein MEDLKLHGFWYSPFTMRVVWTLKLKGLSYENIEEDRFNKSPQLLEYNPVHKKTPVLVHGGKPICESMLILEYIEELWPQNPLVPLDPYQRSQARFWVTYSDQLFPAVVQLILVDIADDEEKKKAIEKVQKLLKDVEDQCLLLVDEKLFFGGDTINMVDIAFGSMIKFLVAMEDLNELKVLEAEKFPRLHSWFNNFKNAPIIKENFSDREKMCANLKYIRKTIRELESSA; encoded by the exons ATGGAAGATTTGAAGTTACATGGATTTTGGTATAGCCCCTTTACAATGAGGGTGGTATGGACCTTGAAATTGAAGGGTCTATCATATGAGAACATTGAGGAAGATCGCTTCAATAAGAGCCCTCAACTCCTTGAATACAACCCTGTGCATAAGAAGACCCCAGTGCTTGTTCATGGTGGAAAACCAATTTGTGAGTCCATGCTCATTCTTGAATACATTGAAGAGTTATGGCCACAAAATCCATTGGTCCCTCTTGATCCCTATCAGAGGTCTCAAGCAAGGTTTTGGGTTACATATTCTGATCAGTTG TTTCCTGCAGTTGTGCAGTTGATTTTGGTCGACATTGCTGatgatgaagagaagaaaaaggcCATAGAAAAGGTCCAAAAACTTCTAAAAGATGTTGAAGATCAATGCTTATTATTGGTTGATGAGAAACTATTCTTTGGTGGTGACACTATTAATATGGTGGACATAGCTTTTGGATCAATGATCAAATTTCTTGTAGCTATGGAAGAtttgaatgaattgaaggtTCTAGAAGCTGAGAAATTCCCTCGTTTGCATTCATGGTTTAATAATTTCAAGAATGCTCCAATCATCAAAGAAAACTTTTCTGATAGAGAGAAAATGTGTGCTAACTTAAAGTATATCAGAAAAACAATAAGAGAATTGGAATCATCTGCCTAG
- the LOC130951385 gene encoding glutathione S-transferase U5-like isoform X2, with translation MEDLKLHGFWYSPFTMRVVWTLKLKGLSYENIEEDRFNKSPQLLEYNPVHKKTPVLVHGGKPICESMLILEYIEELWPQNPLVPLDPYQRSQARFWVTYSDQLLILVDIADDEEKKKAIEKVQKLLKDVEDQCLLLVDEKLFFGGDTINMVDIAFGSMIKFLVAMEDLNELKVLEAEKFPRLHSWFNNFKNAPIIKENFSDREKMCANLKYIRKTIRELESSA, from the exons ATGGAAGATTTGAAGTTACATGGATTTTGGTATAGCCCCTTTACAATGAGGGTGGTATGGACCTTGAAATTGAAGGGTCTATCATATGAGAACATTGAGGAAGATCGCTTCAATAAGAGCCCTCAACTCCTTGAATACAACCCTGTGCATAAGAAGACCCCAGTGCTTGTTCATGGTGGAAAACCAATTTGTGAGTCCATGCTCATTCTTGAATACATTGAAGAGTTATGGCCACAAAATCCATTGGTCCCTCTTGATCCCTATCAGAGGTCTCAAGCAAGGTTTTGGGTTACATATTCTGATCAGTTG TTGATTTTGGTCGACATTGCTGatgatgaagagaagaaaaaggcCATAGAAAAGGTCCAAAAACTTCTAAAAGATGTTGAAGATCAATGCTTATTATTGGTTGATGAGAAACTATTCTTTGGTGGTGACACTATTAATATGGTGGACATAGCTTTTGGATCAATGATCAAATTTCTTGTAGCTATGGAAGAtttgaatgaattgaaggtTCTAGAAGCTGAGAAATTCCCTCGTTTGCATTCATGGTTTAATAATTTCAAGAATGCTCCAATCATCAAAGAAAACTTTTCTGATAGAGAGAAAATGTGTGCTAACTTAAAGTATATCAGAAAAACAATAAGAGAATTGGAATCATCTGCCTAG